GCCTGAAAGATTGGGACTTCTTCGACTGGTCTTCACTTCAAAAGCGACTACCCTTTTTCCGCTTTGCAAAATAAAATCAACTTCCTTATGTCCTTCATTCCAATAAAAAAGCTCTAAATGCTCAGCATTTGCTTGATTGATGAGATGAGTTCCGACCGCGGACTCAACTTGTCGACCCCATAAATCAGAATCTTCTCTTGTTTCAGTGAATGACCGTTGGGCCATGGCTGAGATAAGTGCATTGTTAAATACCTGGAATTTAGGACTCGAATTTTTTTTCCGCAGCGGCTGCAGCAAATATTTTTGCAAACCACAGACCAATCCTGCTCCTTCCAACAAGTCTAAATAATGAGCTAGCGTGGTAGTGTTCCCTACATCCTGGAGCTGCCCTACCATTTTCTGAAAGGAAACCACTTGCCCAGAATATTCACAAGCAAGAAAAAAAAGACGCCTCAGTAAGGCGGGCTTATCAATCCGAGAAAGCAAAAGAATATCTCTGGAAACAGTAGTTTCAATCAGCGATTCTGTAATGTAATGGCGCCACCGAGATTCATCATCCTTAAAAGACGCCGATCCAGGATATCCCCCAAAAAAAATGTATTCGTCTAAAGACCAACCAAAGGCGTCCCTCATTTCCGGATAAGACCAATGAGGAATGGGAAGAATCTCAAAGCGACCTGCCAAACTTTCCGTCAATCCCTTTTGAACCAGAAGAGCAGAGGATCCCAATAAAACAACCTGCAAAGGATTTTTCAGCCGCGTGTCTTCATCCCACAATCTTTTAACTGTTTCGGACCAACCCGCAATTTTTTGAATTTCATCCACAACGAGAATAGCCTTGCGCTTCCCACCCTGACAGTAGACTCGGGCCTGATTCCACTTTTCTTCAAGCCAGATCCGATCCTGAAGCGCCGGTTCGTCCGCAGAAACGAAATGGGCAGGCGATGAAACAAGTTCCAATACTTGCCCCATCAGCGTGGTTTTCCCAACTTGCCGAGGGCCAATGAGCACTTGAATAAGCTTTCTTGGCTCTGCAAGTCGACTCTGCAACTTCTTGTAAATAGGCCTCTTATAAAGGGTCATATAATTCATCACTATACTGAGCAATTTTACTCAATATATTGAGTAAATCAAGACTAAAGAATAGATCGGGAGAAATTGATCGGCATTTTTAAAAAGTGTTGAAGAAATACATCCGACATAATATATTCTTCACCATAACTGTTCAGAGCATCCCATGCTATAAGATTCACATAAAATTCTTGGCCATCATAAGAAAAGACCATGAAAAAAGTTAATCTCAAGAAAGAGTTAAAACACCTGTATCAGCCTTCGGCAAAAGCGGTTGTTGAGGTTGATGTTCCCTCCATGAATTACTTGATGATCGATGGCAAGGGGGACCCCAACACCTCGCAAGATTACGCGGATGCCATTGAAGCATTATTTACCGTTTCGTATGCTGTAAAATTCATGGTAAAAAAGGGGCCTTCGGCGATTGATTATGGGGTTATGCCGCTGGAAGGATTGTGGTGGGTCGCCGACAGTCTTGAGTTTACAACGGATGACAAATCTAAGTGGCAGTGGACAATGATGATTATGCAGCCTTCCTTTGTCACTCCTGAGATTATCCAGAGCGCCATTGCCGATGTGAAAAAGAAGAAGAATCCAAAAGCTATTTCTAAGCTTCGGATGGAAATTTTGTCGGAATGGAAGTGTGCACAAATCCTGCATATCGGCCCTTTTTCAGAGGAAGGGCCGACGATTGAAAAAGTTCACCAGTTCATTGACTCCAAGAGCAAACGAATTGGAAAGCATCATGAAATTTACTTAAGCGACATCCGAAAAGCCGTCCCCGTAAAATGGAAAACCATTATCCGACAGCCCATGCAATAGATCCTAAAATCAGCAAACCTAAAACAATCCGATAATATCCAAAAAGCTTAAAATCATGGTTCTGGACATAGTGGATCAGAAATCGAACCATTCCAAAAGCCGTGAGAAAAGCAACCACAAAACCGGTAGCTAAAAGAATGCTTTCGTGGCCCGTCATTCCCGAATGATGCTTGAGTAAACTGTACCCGGAAGCTGCCACCATCACGCCTAATACGATGGATTTAAGAATGTGGATGAGCATAAGGTTTATTGATAGCTCAATCTCCTATCTCTGTCCTTGGGTAAAAAGTGTATATTTTCCCAATATCTACCGACTTTTTAAACGGCCTGAATCTTTAAAAATGGGTTGTAAAATACGTATATATATTATACATTTCATACGTACGGAGGTGCAAAATGACAAGCAAACTCACATTAGCAATGGACAAGACTGTCGTTGAAAAAGCTAAAAAATATGCTCACGAGAGGAATTTAAGCCTTTCCAAGCTGGTGGAATTCTTTTTTTCATCCTTGACAAAAAAATCTAAAGGGAAACACATGACCGTTTCTCCTATCACTGCAACCCTTGCGGGGATGATCAAATCGAAAAACATTAAAGATAAAGATATTTTGGCCGATGCTCTGATTGAGAAACATTTATGAAAAAAATCTTTATAGACACCGACATTTTCCTGGATACCATTTTAGATAGAAAACCTCACTCTGAGTTTTCTAATGAACTCATCAGCTCTTGCGAACGCAACGAAATCGATGGATATACCTCCTGTCTCATCGTCGCAAATATTTATTATATTCTGAACAAAATTTCGAATCATCGAAAAGCCATTGAGGCAGTTACTAAAATTCGTTCGTTGATAAAAATTCTCCCCTTGACCGACAAAGAAATAAGCGAATCCATCCATTCTGAATTTGACGATTTTGAAGATGGCGTGCAGTATTTTATCGCCATGAGTCACAGAATGGATTGCGTGATTACCCGAAACACGAAAGATTTTAGAAAATCAAATATCAGTGTACTGACTCCGAAAGAGTTTTTACAAACGCTTAAAATGTGAAGCACGCCTTTTATCCAGATGATAAGTGAGTGCCAACGAAATACAGTGGCTTAATTCTTTTACGGGAATTTCATCCTTTACATGAAATAGAATACTGCGATTACCGCCATATTTGAATTGATCTGGGTACATTTTTCTGAACGTTTCAATCAATGTCGTTTGGCAGTGAAAATAAATGGCATATTGTTCCTGTTTTGATTGTACAGAATCAATTCTAACGGTGCTTCCGCTCTTAGATTTGGCTGTGACATAACTGGGTTCTCCCCATTTCAAAGTCTCTTCAAGCTCACCCACACCTTCCGTTTTAGAAGCAACGTCAAAAATCAGTTGGCGTAAGAACATCAATTTCTCTGCGATATCCTTTGGATAGGTTTTAAAAACAGCTGCAACGGAAGCATTCATTTCTTTAACACTACTCCTTTCATTAACACTGTTAAATACAAAATCTTGTGTCCCTGCCTCGTTCTCACCGCTGTCGAAGACGAGGTGAGGCGGGGAATTCCGCGGCCTATTGCAAATTCTGGGTTAGAATAAGATTGATTTTAAACCCAAAAAACGCCAAATTGTAACGGGTATTAAACCCAGATTTTGCAATAGGCCGCGGAATTCGACGCAAGATCTTGGCCACCTTGGCCTTCAGAAAGCCTCGACAGACATCTGTCAATGTATGCCTACGTTTTCTTCAGGCCAATCTGGCTCAAGCTCTTGCGTCTCGGTTCTCGCGTCTATTGCAAAATCTGGGTAAAAAAAAGGAATAATAAAAATGATTGTTGTGACCGGTGGAGCGGGATTCATTGGAAGTGCGATGGTGAGAAGACTCAACGAAAAAGGGATTTCAGACATTCTCATCGTTGATGGACTCAGGACCTCAGTCAAATGGAAAAATCTCGTTGGCAAACGCTTCTTGGATTATTTTCATAAAGATCAATTCATCCCTTTATTATTGGGTGAAAAATTTCCTAAAATGGATGCGATCATTCACATGGGCGCAAATTCTTCTACAACAGAGACCGACGCTGATCACTTGATGGAGAATAATTATCGTTATACGCAAACCCTGGCTCAATGGTCGATCCGAAAAAACGTTCGTTTCATTTATGCCAGCAGTGGCGCTACCTATGGGGATGGATCGCAAGGATTCAGTGACGACCCAGAAACAACATTGAAGCTTGTTCCACTTAATCCCTATGGATATTCAAAACAAATTTTTGATCTCTGGCTACTGCAAAATAGGCTTGAAAATAAAGTGGTTGGGATAAAGTTTTTTAACGTGTTTGGTCCCAACGAATATCATAAAGGGGATATGAAAAGTTTGGTGTATAAGGCCTATCACCAAATTCAGGAGACAGGAAAGATTCAACTTTTTAAGTCCTACAAACCGGAATACAACGATGGCGAACAAGTTCGCGATTTTATATATGTCAAAGATTGCATTAAGGTGATCGAATGGTTCTTGGATTCTCCAAAAATAAACGGTATCTTTAATTTAGGAACAGGAAAAGTGAGAACCTGGAACGACCTTGCAGGAGCGGTTTTTTCTTCATTGAAGAAAAAACCGAAAATTGAATATATTGAAATGCCCAAAGAATTACGTGATGCATACCAATATCGAACGCAGGCCCAGATCGAGCATTTGCGTCGTGCCGGATATAACATCCCATTTCAGTCCTTGGAAGATTCTGTGAAAGATTATGTCGAGAATTATTTGCATCCAACATTGAGATATTTGTGAGGGGGTGAAGCAAGCATTTAAGATGAACGAACAAGGCATGAGAGATGAAAAAATCGAAAGAGAAATATGATCATCGCCGCTCCCTAGGGCGTTCTCGGAATGAGGCACGTTTTACGTCACCTCCATCTGTTCATGAACTTCCCATGGGTTATGGGCAAACCTTAGCGGAGCTAAAGAATCTCCTTCGCAAAACTCGGATCAAAACCATTCTTGCTGCAAATGCCTCAATGATTCTTGCTTATTGGGACATGGGTCACACCATTCTACAGCGGCAGAAGTCAGAAGGGTGGGGATCTAAAGTTGTAGACCGACTTTCCGCTGACCTGCGTAAGGAATTTCCAGATATGCAAGGTCTGTCGCCAAGGAATTTGAAGTATATGCGAGCCTTTGCCGCGGCTTGGCAAGACCGGTCAATTGTGCAAGGGGCACTTGCACAATTGACTTGGTATCAGAATATTGCCTTGTTGCAACAGCTTGAAGATCCGGAAACGCGATTGTGGTATGCCCAGCAAACCGTCACCTACGGTTGGTCCCAGCCTGTATTGTGTCTCCAGATTGAGTATCATGCACATGTTCGGCAAGGTAAAGCAATCAATAACTTCTCCGAAACTTTACCGCCGAATGACTCGGATATGGCATCGCAGGTTTTCAAGGACCCCTACCTTTTCGATTTTCTTGGTACAGCAGATCCTCGCCAAGAACGTGAGATTGAGCAAGCATTGATAGACCACATCCAGCGGTTCTTGCTTGAATTAGGTGCTGGCTTTGCTTTTGTAGGCCGTCAGGTCCACTTAGAAGTTGGGAAACAGGACTTCTACGTTGATTTACTCTTTTATCATTTACATCTGCGATCCTATATCGTGATCGAACTTAAGGCGGTTCCCTTCAACCCCGCTTTTGTAGGGCAGATGAATCTTTATCTCTCGGCAGTGGATGATCTTCTCCGTCACAAAGACGACAAGCCAGCCATTGGCCTTCTTCTGTGCAAGGAAAAAGATCATCTGGTTTATGCAAAACTATTTTGCACCCTAAAGCAAGGTACTTATAAATTTTAAATAAGAGGAAACTATGAAGAAAAAAGATCTTTTAAAAGAAGTGGTGAAGCAGATTGATGCGACAAAATTCAATTCAACGCCCATCATTGATGCCATGAGGGACATGTCTTTTACTTCAAGAGATACGGCCCGTGCGACGGACATTTTTTCCAAAATGATCGCCAATAAAGATTGTACGATTTTTCTATCCCTTGCAGGAAGCACCAGTGCGGGTGGATGTATGAATGTTTATGCCGACATGATTCAATACAACATGATTGATGCCGTTATTGCTACGGGGGCTTCCATCGTTGATATGGACTTCTTCGAAGCACTTGGATTTAAACACTATAAGGGCTCTGCCTTTACTGATGACTCCATGCTGCGTAAAAATTATGTGGACCGTATTTACGATACGTATATTGATGAAGAAGAGCTGCAGATCTGTGATTCAACGATTAAGAAAATCGCCGACTCGCTTGAGCCCCGGGCTTATTCGTCACGGGAATTCATACGTGAGATGGGAAAATTTTTAAAGAAAAATGCCAAGAAGAAAAATTCTCTTATCGAACTTGCTGATGATCATAACGTACCTATTTTTTGTCCTGCCTTTACTGATTCAAGTGCCGGATTCGGCCTGGTGCTCCATCAGCATGATCGGATCAAACAAAATAAACCTCATCTCTCCATTGATTCTGTCAAAGATTTTTATGAACTGACTCAGATCAAGATGGCAGCAAAAACGTCGGGTTTATTCATGATTGGGGGCGGGGTCCCTAAAAATTTTATTCA
This is a stretch of genomic DNA from Chlamydiota bacterium. It encodes these proteins:
- a CDS encoding ATP-binding protein, whose translation is MNYMTLYKRPIYKKLQSRLAEPRKLIQVLIGPRQVGKTTLMGQVLELVSSPAHFVSADEPALQDRIWLEEKWNQARVYCQGGKRKAILVVDEIQKIAGWSETVKRLWDEDTRLKNPLQVVLLGSSALLVQKGLTESLAGRFEILPIPHWSYPEMRDAFGWSLDEYIFFGGYPGSASFKDDESRWRHYITESLIETTVSRDILLLSRIDKPALLRRLFFLACEYSGQVVSFQKMVGQLQDVGNTTTLAHYLDLLEGAGLVCGLQKYLLQPLRKKNSSPKFQVFNNALISAMAQRSFTETREDSDLWGRQVESAVGTHLINQANAEHLELFYWNEGHKEVDFILQSGKRVVAFEVKTSRRSPNLSGMEAFLEQFHPYKIYLIGPQGIPFNDFLSTPVRHWID
- a CDS encoding GyrI-like domain-containing protein codes for the protein MKKVNLKKELKHLYQPSAKAVVEVDVPSMNYLMIDGKGDPNTSQDYADAIEALFTVSYAVKFMVKKGPSAIDYGVMPLEGLWWVADSLEFTTDDKSKWQWTMMIMQPSFVTPEIIQSAIADVKKKKNPKAISKLRMEILSEWKCAQILHIGPFSEEGPTIEKVHQFIDSKSKRIGKHHEIYLSDIRKAVPVKWKTIIRQPMQ
- a CDS encoding PIN domain-containing protein; the protein is MKKIFIDTDIFLDTILDRKPHSEFSNELISSCERNEIDGYTSCLIVANIYYILNKISNHRKAIEAVTKIRSLIKILPLTDKEISESIHSEFDDFEDGVQYFIAMSHRMDCVITRNTKDFRKSNISVLTPKEFLQTLKM
- a CDS encoding DUF1801 domain-containing protein produces the protein MNASVAAVFKTYPKDIAEKLMFLRQLIFDVASKTEGVGELEETLKWGEPSYVTAKSKSGSTVRIDSVQSKQEQYAIYFHCQTTLIETFRKMYPDQFKYGGNRSILFHVKDEIPVKELSHCISLALTYHLDKRRASHFKRL
- the rfaD gene encoding ADP-glyceromanno-heptose 6-epimerase, with the translated sequence MIVVTGGAGFIGSAMVRRLNEKGISDILIVDGLRTSVKWKNLVGKRFLDYFHKDQFIPLLLGEKFPKMDAIIHMGANSSTTETDADHLMENNYRYTQTLAQWSIRKNVRFIYASSGATYGDGSQGFSDDPETTLKLVPLNPYGYSKQIFDLWLLQNRLENKVVGIKFFNVFGPNEYHKGDMKSLVYKAYHQIQETGKIQLFKSYKPEYNDGEQVRDFIYVKDCIKVIEWFLDSPKINGIFNLGTGKVRTWNDLAGAVFSSLKKKPKIEYIEMPKELRDAYQYRTQAQIEHLRRAGYNIPFQSLEDSVKDYVENYLHPTLRYL
- a CDS encoding DUF1016 domain-containing protein, producing MGYGQTLAELKNLLRKTRIKTILAANASMILAYWDMGHTILQRQKSEGWGSKVVDRLSADLRKEFPDMQGLSPRNLKYMRAFAAAWQDRSIVQGALAQLTWYQNIALLQQLEDPETRLWYAQQTVTYGWSQPVLCLQIEYHAHVRQGKAINNFSETLPPNDSDMASQVFKDPYLFDFLGTADPRQEREIEQALIDHIQRFLLELGAGFAFVGRQVHLEVGKQDFYVDLLFYHLHLRSYIVIELKAVPFNPAFVGQMNLYLSAVDDLLRHKDDKPAIGLLLCKEKDHLVYAKLFCTLKQGTYKF
- a CDS encoding deoxyhypusine synthase — its product is MKKKDLLKEVVKQIDATKFNSTPIIDAMRDMSFTSRDTARATDIFSKMIANKDCTIFLSLAGSTSAGGCMNVYADMIQYNMIDAVIATGASIVDMDFFEALGFKHYKGSAFTDDSMLRKNYVDRIYDTYIDEEELQICDSTIKKIADSLEPRAYSSREFIREMGKFLKKNAKKKNSLIELADDHNVPIFCPAFTDSSAGFGLVLHQHDRIKQNKPHLSIDSVKDFYELTQIKMAAKTSGLFMIGGGVPKNFIQDTVVCAECLGVNVPMHQYAIQITVADVRDGACSSSTLKEASSWGKVDTIFEQMVYAEATTLVPLIFSYLYHNTGWKKRKKFEWTKMFDGSKKTI